In Microbacterium esteraromaticum, the following proteins share a genomic window:
- a CDS encoding ammonium transporter, translating into MDATGNVSWVITATALVLLMTPGVAFFYGGLVRAKSVISMMMMSFGAIGLIAVLWVLYGFSMSSVTSPTQFAGDPFADLGLAAASTGPEANVALLGIAYGATFAIITVALISGAIADRARFGPWLIFVGVFGTIGYFPIAAWVWGGGWIMHLGTTLFGADSGIAVIDYAGGTAVHINAGAAALALAIVLGKRIGFGRELSKPHNVPLTLLGAALLWFGWFGFNAGAEWLSEDMGGVGLIAINTLGAAAAGILGWVLIEKLRVGKPTSVGAVSGLVAGLVAITPACASLTPGWALLLGALSGAACALAVELKFRLGFDDSLDVVGLHLVGGLLGTVYLGFFATGQGLFTGGDWRLLVVQVIASGGVMIYSFVVAYAIGFVIEKTIGFRVTREDEVAGVDLAVHGEEGYALEPAHAASVSG; encoded by the coding sequence ATGGATGCCACAGGCAACGTCTCGTGGGTGATCACCGCGACCGCGCTGGTGCTGCTGATGACACCGGGGGTGGCGTTCTTCTACGGCGGCCTGGTGCGGGCGAAGAGCGTCATCAGCATGATGATGATGAGCTTCGGCGCGATCGGTCTGATCGCCGTGCTGTGGGTGCTGTACGGCTTCTCGATGAGTTCGGTGACTTCGCCGACGCAGTTCGCCGGAGATCCGTTCGCCGATCTCGGGCTGGCCGCGGCCTCGACCGGCCCTGAGGCCAATGTCGCGCTGCTCGGCATCGCCTACGGCGCGACGTTCGCGATCATCACCGTCGCACTGATCTCGGGAGCTATCGCCGACCGCGCCCGCTTCGGGCCGTGGCTGATCTTCGTGGGTGTGTTCGGCACCATCGGGTACTTCCCGATCGCCGCCTGGGTGTGGGGCGGCGGATGGATCATGCACCTCGGCACGACCCTGTTCGGGGCGGACAGCGGCATCGCGGTGATCGACTACGCAGGTGGCACTGCGGTGCACATCAACGCGGGCGCCGCTGCTCTCGCCCTCGCGATCGTGCTCGGCAAGCGCATCGGGTTCGGACGCGAACTGAGCAAGCCGCACAACGTGCCGCTGACGCTCCTGGGAGCGGCACTGCTGTGGTTCGGCTGGTTCGGCTTCAACGCCGGAGCCGAGTGGCTCTCGGAGGACATGGGCGGCGTCGGCCTGATCGCCATCAACACGCTGGGAGCGGCGGCGGCGGGCATCCTCGGCTGGGTGCTCATCGAGAAGCTCCGGGTTGGAAAGCCCACTTCGGTCGGTGCTGTCTCGGGACTCGTCGCCGGTCTCGTGGCGATCACCCCGGCCTGCGCGAGCCTGACTCCGGGCTGGGCGCTTCTGCTGGGCGCTCTGTCCGGTGCGGCGTGCGCACTCGCGGTCGAGCTCAAGTTCCGGCTCGGGTTCGACGACTCCCTCGACGTCGTCGGCCTGCACCTCGTCGGCGGTCTGCTGGGCACGGTGTACCTGGGCTTCTTCGCGACAGGGCAGGGCCTGTTCACCGGCGGTGACTGGCGTCTGCTCGTGGTTCAGGTGATCGCCTCCGGAGGAGTCATGATCTACTCGTTCGTCGTCGCGTACGCGATCGGGTTCGTGATCGAGAAGACGATCGGGTTCCGTGTCACCCGCGAGGACGAGGTCGCCGGAGTCGACCTGGCGGTGCACGGCGAGGAGGGCTACGCGCTCGAGCCGGCGCACGCCGCTAGTGTGAGCGGGTGA
- the zapE gene encoding cell division protein ZapE — MTQQISTGVVHLTERTPVVTGTEMLASLVPPPQFDDATFESYRSDDRYPSQEATKQLLQRFAGGGAAPAKKAGFFRRAPKEAPMKPGVYLDGGFGVGKTHLLASVYHALPARRKYFGSFIEYTALVGALGYKNTVDLLRGADLLCIDEFELDDPGDTMVMTRLLGELVSSGTKLAATSNTPPNALGEGRFAAQDFLREIHAMSESFETLRIDGVDYRQRALDGSAVVSDDAQFTQAIESEATSGVASDDEFGALIHHLAQVHPSRYIRLIDGLSLVGLREVRTLTDQSEALRFVAFVDRVYDAQLPIVATGVALDQVFADEMLAGGYRKKYLRAISRLNALTHSAAE, encoded by the coding sequence ATGACCCAGCAGATCAGCACGGGCGTCGTGCACCTCACCGAGCGCACGCCCGTCGTGACCGGAACCGAGATGCTGGCAAGCCTCGTACCCCCGCCGCAGTTCGACGATGCGACGTTCGAGAGCTATCGCTCCGACGACCGCTACCCTTCGCAGGAGGCGACGAAGCAGCTGCTGCAGCGCTTCGCGGGCGGCGGGGCAGCACCCGCAAAGAAGGCCGGGTTCTTCCGACGCGCCCCCAAAGAGGCTCCGATGAAGCCGGGCGTCTATCTCGACGGCGGCTTCGGCGTCGGCAAGACCCACCTGCTGGCATCCGTCTACCACGCGCTTCCGGCCCGACGGAAGTACTTCGGCTCGTTCATCGAGTACACCGCTCTCGTCGGAGCCCTCGGCTACAAGAACACCGTCGACCTGCTTCGCGGCGCGGATCTGCTGTGCATCGACGAGTTCGAACTGGACGACCCGGGCGACACCATGGTCATGACCCGGCTGCTGGGAGAGCTCGTCTCCTCGGGCACGAAGCTCGCGGCGACCTCGAACACCCCGCCGAACGCACTGGGCGAAGGGCGTTTCGCGGCGCAGGACTTCCTGCGCGAGATCCACGCCATGTCCGAGAGCTTCGAGACGCTGCGTATCGACGGTGTGGACTACCGCCAGCGCGCACTCGACGGCAGCGCGGTGGTCTCGGACGACGCGCAGTTCACCCAGGCGATCGAGTCTGAGGCGACGTCCGGCGTCGCCTCAGACGACGAGTTCGGCGCGCTCATCCATCACCTGGCCCAGGTGCATCCGTCGCGCTACATCCGTCTCATCGACGGACTCTCCCTGGTGGGACTCCGCGAGGTGCGCACCCTCACCGATCAGTCCGAGGCGCTGCGGTTCGTCGCCTTCGTCGACCGCGTGTATGACGCGCAGCTGCCGATCGTGGCCACGGGCGTCGCCCTCGACCAGGTGTTCGCCGATGAGATGCTCGCGGGCGGATATCGTAAGAAGTACCTGCGCGCCATCTCGCGTCTCAATGCGCTGACCCACTCCGCCGCCGAGTAA
- a CDS encoding rhodanese-like domain-containing protein has translation MAVDHDTSSAKFAEYAAPGRLVSTEWLAAHLDTPGLVVVESDEDVLLYETGHIPGAVKVDWHTELNDPVVRDYVDGEGFAELLSRKGISRDDTVVIYGDKNNWWAAYALWVFSLFGHEDVRLLDGGRDRWIAEGREITTAKTERPATEYPVVERDDSTLRAYKDDVLAFIGKGPLIDVRSPEEYNGERTTAPAYPEEGSLRAGHIPTAQSVPWGKAVAEDGGFKTRAELEAIYRDGAGITDGDDVIAYCRIGERSSHTWFVLQHLLGFENVRNYDGSWTEWGSAVRVPIVSGSEPGSL, from the coding sequence GTGGCCGTCGATCACGACACGTCATCCGCCAAGTTCGCCGAGTACGCCGCACCAGGGCGGCTCGTGAGCACCGAGTGGCTGGCCGCTCATCTGGACACCCCCGGCCTCGTGGTCGTGGAGTCCGATGAGGACGTGCTGCTCTACGAGACCGGCCACATCCCCGGTGCGGTGAAGGTCGACTGGCACACCGAGCTCAACGACCCGGTCGTGCGCGATTACGTCGACGGCGAAGGCTTCGCAGAGCTGCTGAGCCGCAAGGGCATCTCGCGCGACGACACCGTCGTCATCTACGGCGACAAGAACAACTGGTGGGCCGCATACGCGCTGTGGGTCTTCTCGCTGTTCGGTCACGAAGACGTCCGACTGCTCGACGGCGGCCGCGACCGCTGGATCGCCGAGGGACGCGAGATCACCACCGCGAAGACCGAGCGACCGGCCACCGAGTACCCTGTCGTCGAGCGCGACGACTCGACCCTGCGCGCCTACAAGGACGACGTGCTCGCCTTCATCGGCAAGGGTCCGCTGATCGACGTGCGGTCGCCCGAGGAGTACAACGGTGAGCGGACCACCGCCCCTGCCTATCCCGAGGAGGGCAGCCTGCGCGCCGGCCACATTCCGACGGCGCAGAGCGTGCCGTGGGGCAAGGCGGTCGCCGAGGACGGCGGCTTCAAGACCCGTGCGGAGCTCGAGGCCATCTATCGCGACGGCGCCGGGATCACGGACGGCGACGATGTGATCGCCTACTGCCGCATCGGAGAGCGCTCGAGCCACACGTGGTTCGTGCTGCAGCACCTGCTCGGTTTCGAGAATGTGCGCAACTACGACGGCTCGTGGACCGAGTGGGGCAGCGCGGTGCGTGTGCCGATCGTCAGCGGCAGCGAGCCCGGCTCGCTCTGA
- a CDS encoding SufE family protein: MTDTHVPAALAEFRDEFLELPEPDRLELLLEFANELPPVSDEIASHPEMCERVAECQSPVYIYIEVTDGVVTMHATAPPEAPTTRGFASILVQGLTGLTADEVLAIPNDYPQSIGLTRLVSPLRIGGMTGMLMRAKRQVEAKR; encoded by the coding sequence ATGACTGATACGCACGTCCCCGCCGCTCTCGCCGAGTTCCGCGATGAGTTCCTCGAGCTCCCCGAGCCAGACCGCCTCGAGCTGCTGCTGGAGTTCGCGAACGAGCTCCCGCCGGTCTCCGATGAGATCGCGAGCCACCCTGAGATGTGCGAGCGGGTGGCGGAGTGCCAGTCCCCCGTCTACATCTACATCGAGGTCACCGACGGCGTCGTCACCATGCATGCGACGGCGCCGCCGGAGGCTCCGACGACGCGCGGATTCGCCAGCATCCTCGTGCAGGGGCTCACGGGTCTCACCGCCGACGAGGTGCTGGCGATCCCGAACGACTACCCGCAGAGCATCGGCCTGACGCGCCTCGTCTCGCCGCTGCGGATCGGCGGCATGACAGGGATGCTGATGCGCGCGAAGCGACAGGTCGAAGCCAAGCGCTGA
- a CDS encoding alpha/beta hydrolase family protein: MKSLRHAVAFAVPAVVAAGIAAGAAVLATARRVVTPSLRRNDTQILAVDTGAQTIELSRTPDTELPGRYGLFTTGTYGYVKLGAVLSADRTRVRRKLLTQIEPGARVDRDAAFSGWYHVTPSELHLPWESVLIGSPAGPCPAWFFPADSSTWVIQVHGRGTLRSECLRAVPVMQALGLPTLVVSYRNDGEAPRSRGGSYALGASEWRDVDAAIGHALRHGATRVVLMGWSMGGAIVLQTAVSSGHRDAIAGIVLESPVVDWRTVLRFQARESGLREPLPGLAMGALGNTFLARLSGAEEAIPFDRLDMVARASELSAPILILHSEDDGFVPADASHALAEARPDLVTMPEFRVARHTKIWNYDQDGWTAAIEQWMTAKGLT, encoded by the coding sequence ATGAAGAGTCTCAGGCACGCCGTAGCCTTCGCCGTCCCTGCTGTCGTCGCCGCGGGGATCGCGGCCGGCGCGGCCGTCCTCGCCACCGCCCGGCGAGTGGTGACGCCCTCGCTGCGGCGCAACGACACGCAGATCCTCGCCGTAGACACGGGTGCGCAGACGATAGAGCTCTCGCGCACTCCTGACACCGAGCTGCCGGGTCGGTACGGCCTCTTCACGACCGGCACCTACGGCTACGTGAAGCTGGGCGCGGTGCTCAGCGCAGACCGGACGAGAGTCCGTCGCAAGCTGCTCACTCAGATCGAGCCGGGTGCTCGCGTGGATCGGGACGCCGCCTTCAGCGGCTGGTACCACGTGACCCCGAGCGAGCTGCACCTGCCGTGGGAGAGCGTGCTCATCGGATCGCCTGCGGGGCCGTGCCCCGCGTGGTTCTTCCCCGCCGACTCGTCGACGTGGGTGATCCAGGTGCACGGACGGGGAACGCTCCGGTCGGAGTGCCTGCGCGCCGTTCCCGTGATGCAGGCGCTCGGCCTGCCGACGCTCGTCGTCTCGTATCGCAACGACGGCGAGGCGCCGCGCTCGCGCGGCGGCAGCTATGCGCTCGGCGCTTCGGAATGGCGGGACGTCGATGCGGCGATCGGTCACGCGCTGCGCCACGGCGCGACGCGGGTGGTGCTCATGGGCTGGTCGATGGGCGGCGCGATCGTGCTGCAGACGGCGGTGTCATCGGGGCACCGGGACGCCATAGCCGGAATCGTGCTCGAGTCACCGGTCGTCGACTGGCGCACCGTGCTGCGTTTCCAGGCGCGTGAGTCGGGTCTGCGCGAGCCTCTGCCCGGGCTCGCAATGGGCGCGCTGGGGAACACCTTCCTTGCGCGGCTCAGCGGCGCCGAGGAGGCGATCCCGTTCGACAGACTGGACATGGTCGCGAGGGCGTCCGAGCTCAGCGCTCCGATTCTCATCCTGCACAGCGAAGACGACGGGTTCGTGCCTGCCGACGCCTCGCACGCACTGGCAGAGGCTCGACCCGATCTGGTGACGATGCCCGAGTTCCGGGTGGCGCGGCACACGAAGATCTGGAACTACGACCAGGACGGGTGGACGGCGGCCATCGAACAGTGGATGACCGCCAAGGGTCTGACCTGA
- a CDS encoding DUF3000 family protein, translating to MSAHPEAAALFDAAAAELRETAFRADIVVREIPSPAGLAPFALALAADVRPDDHGDSVYGTGRFVLLHDPDEPDAWGGAWRIVAFAQAPLEPEIGTDPLLADVAWSWLVDALDSRDAHYHSASGTSTKMLSKGFGGLAAEGDGAQIELRASWTPDAPLRPHVEAWAELVGMLAGLPPGSEDVAVFGARKGARG from the coding sequence GTGAGCGCACACCCGGAGGCCGCAGCGCTGTTCGACGCAGCGGCGGCAGAGCTTCGTGAAACGGCGTTCCGCGCCGACATCGTCGTGCGGGAGATCCCGTCTCCGGCAGGCCTCGCGCCGTTCGCGCTGGCGCTCGCAGCTGACGTCCGTCCGGACGATCACGGCGACTCGGTCTACGGCACCGGTCGCTTCGTGCTGCTGCACGATCCGGATGAGCCGGATGCCTGGGGCGGGGCCTGGCGCATAGTCGCGTTCGCGCAGGCGCCGCTCGAACCCGAGATCGGCACGGACCCGCTGCTCGCGGATGTCGCCTGGTCATGGCTCGTCGATGCTCTCGACTCCCGCGACGCGCACTATCACTCGGCATCGGGAACCTCCACGAAGATGCTCTCGAAGGGCTTCGGCGGACTCGCAGCCGAAGGCGACGGAGCGCAGATAGAGCTGCGCGCGTCGTGGACACCGGATGCCCCGCTGCGCCCGCATGTGGAAGCATGGGCGGAGCTGGTCGGGATGCTCGCAGGCCTCCCGCCGGGTTCAGAGGATGTCGCCGTGTTCGGCGCGAGAAAGGGCGCACGTGGCTGA
- a CDS encoding HRDC domain-containing protein, with protein sequence MAEYSVIDDRTEFEKAAATLAKGSGPVAVDVERASGFRYSQRAYLVQVYRRDAGVFLFDPPAIGDFTALQVAIGEAEWVFHAASQDLPSLRELDLMPARIFDTELASRLLGSDGFGLAAVVEHALGITLAKAHSAADWSTRPLPDPWLEYAALDVLHLVDVRDVLTAELEAAGKTEIAAQEFEATLSRPPKPPREEPWRRLSGLHKVRGARQLAVARELWTERERYAEEVDVSPGRLVPDRSLLAALLAAPRSKQELAGLKEFNGRASRTQLDRWWGAIERGRTTHDLPRERVPSDALPPPRAWADRNPEADLRLKAARPVVEAIAEELHMPTENLLTPEHLRRVAWLPPAELTAEAVGAALAELGARPWQVAHTAQKIVDAFVEGPQTTVEGFPTAS encoded by the coding sequence GTGGCTGAGTACTCCGTGATCGACGACCGGACGGAGTTCGAGAAGGCCGCCGCAACGCTGGCGAAGGGAAGCGGCCCAGTCGCCGTCGACGTGGAGCGCGCGTCTGGTTTCCGTTACTCCCAGCGCGCCTATCTCGTGCAGGTCTATCGCCGCGATGCCGGCGTGTTCCTCTTCGACCCGCCCGCGATCGGCGATTTCACCGCGCTTCAGGTCGCCATCGGAGAGGCTGAGTGGGTCTTCCACGCCGCAAGCCAGGATCTCCCGTCGCTGCGCGAGCTCGACCTGATGCCGGCGCGCATCTTCGACACCGAGCTCGCGTCGCGCCTGCTCGGCAGCGACGGCTTCGGTCTGGCCGCGGTGGTCGAGCACGCCCTGGGGATCACCCTCGCCAAGGCTCACTCCGCAGCCGACTGGTCGACGCGGCCGCTGCCTGACCCGTGGCTCGAGTACGCGGCTCTCGACGTGCTCCATCTCGTCGACGTCCGGGATGTGCTCACGGCCGAACTCGAGGCGGCTGGCAAGACGGAGATAGCCGCGCAGGAGTTCGAGGCCACTCTCTCCCGCCCGCCGAAGCCTCCGCGCGAGGAGCCGTGGCGGCGTCTGAGCGGCCTGCACAAGGTGCGCGGTGCCCGCCAGCTGGCCGTCGCCCGTGAGCTGTGGACGGAGCGGGAGCGATATGCAGAGGAGGTGGACGTGTCGCCGGGTCGTCTTGTGCCCGACCGCTCGCTGCTGGCCGCGCTGCTCGCCGCGCCCCGATCGAAACAGGAGCTCGCCGGGCTCAAGGAGTTCAACGGCCGCGCCAGCCGCACGCAGCTCGATCGATGGTGGGGTGCCATCGAACGCGGGCGCACCACCCACGATCTGCCACGCGAGCGCGTGCCCAGTGATGCACTCCCTCCGCCCCGCGCCTGGGCTGATCGCAATCCCGAGGCGGATCTGCGGCTGAAGGCCGCTCGCCCCGTCGTGGAGGCGATCGCCGAGGAGCTGCACATGCCCACCGAGAACCTGCTCACTCCCGAGCACCTTCGCCGGGTGGCCTGGCTCCCCCCGGCCGAACTCACCGCTGAAGCCGTCGGTGCGGCTCTCGCGGAGCTCGGCGCACGGCCCTGGCAGGTTGCGCATACTGCACAGAAGATCGTGGATGCTTTTGTAGAGGGACCGCAAACCACGGTCGAGGGCTTCCCGACCGCTTCGTAG
- a CDS encoding acetyl-CoA C-acyltransferase — protein sequence MAEISDVYFVDGVRTPFGRAGEKGMYWNTRADDLAVKATIGLMERNAAVPADRIDDVAIAATSQTGDQGLTLGRSVAILAGLPQTVPGLAVERMCAGAMTSVTTMAASIGIGMYDFALAGGVEHMGHHPIGGNADPNPRFVAEKMVDPGALNMGVTAERIFDRFPHLTKERSDRFGMLSQHKVQAAYDAGKIQPDLVPVAVKGADGAWGLATEDEGRRPQTTMEDLAALKTPFRPHGRVTAGTSSPLTDGATMSLLAGGGAVKEFGLTPKMKMVSFAFAGVQPEIMGIGPIPSTEKALKKAGLEISDIGLFELNEAFAVQVISLLDHFGIADDDPRVNQWGGAIALGHPLAASGVRLMIQLAAQFAERPDVRYGLTAMCVGLGQGGSVIWENPFYDGKKRK from the coding sequence GTGGCCGAGATCTCGGACGTCTACTTCGTCGATGGAGTGCGCACACCCTTCGGGCGCGCCGGCGAAAAGGGCATGTACTGGAACACCCGCGCTGATGACCTCGCCGTGAAGGCGACCATCGGCCTGATGGAGCGCAACGCCGCAGTGCCGGCCGATCGCATCGACGACGTCGCCATCGCGGCGACCTCCCAGACGGGCGATCAGGGTCTGACCCTCGGCCGGTCGGTCGCCATTCTCGCCGGGCTTCCTCAGACGGTTCCGGGCCTCGCCGTCGAGCGCATGTGCGCCGGCGCGATGACGAGCGTCACCACGATGGCGGCGTCGATCGGCATCGGCATGTACGACTTCGCTCTCGCCGGCGGTGTCGAGCACATGGGCCACCACCCGATCGGCGGCAACGCCGACCCGAATCCGCGCTTCGTCGCGGAGAAGATGGTCGATCCCGGTGCCCTCAACATGGGGGTCACCGCTGAGCGCATCTTCGACCGCTTCCCGCACCTCACCAAGGAGCGCTCCGACCGCTTCGGCATGCTGAGCCAGCACAAGGTGCAGGCCGCGTACGACGCCGGCAAGATCCAGCCCGACCTGGTGCCGGTGGCCGTCAAGGGCGCCGATGGCGCCTGGGGCCTGGCTACCGAGGACGAGGGCCGCCGCCCGCAGACCACGATGGAGGATCTCGCCGCACTGAAGACGCCGTTCCGACCGCACGGACGCGTCACTGCCGGCACCTCCTCGCCCCTCACCGACGGCGCGACGATGTCGCTGCTCGCAGGCGGTGGCGCGGTGAAGGAGTTCGGCCTCACCCCGAAGATGAAGATGGTCTCGTTCGCCTTCGCGGGCGTGCAGCCCGAGATCATGGGCATCGGCCCCATCCCCTCGACCGAGAAGGCCCTGAAGAAGGCCGGTCTCGAGATCTCCGACATCGGGCTCTTCGAGCTCAACGAGGCCTTCGCCGTTCAGGTGATCTCGCTGCTCGACCATTTCGGCATCGCCGACGACGACCCGCGCGTCAACCAGTGGGGCGGCGCGATCGCACTCGGGCACCCCCTCGCGGCATCCGGAGTCCGCCTGATGATCCAGCTCGCCGCGCAGTTCGCCGAGCGTCCCGACGTTCGCTACGGCCTCACCGCCATGTGCGTGGGTCTGGGCCAGGGCGGCTCGGTCATCTGGGAGAACCCGTTCTACGACGGCAAGAAGAGGAAGTGA
- a CDS encoding 3-hydroxyacyl-CoA dehydrogenase NAD-binding domain-containing protein, which produces MADTIHEQYAGVDFTPLSALADGEVITHSPVRDIRLASGKVLALITLDNGRDHTRPNTLGPATLTELGETLDSLRARAAAGEIQAVGITGKQYILAAGADLSDISRLGSKDNARLIAQLGHKVLGSLSELGVPTFAFVNGLALGGGMEIALNSTYRTVDASAAALALPEVFLGIIPGWGGAYLVPNLIGIEKALEVVISNPLKQNRMLKPQQAFELGLMDAIFPAANFLENSLAWADSVLAGRKVERRNEPGKIERTVKWPIAIKMARGMLESKIGTMPRSPYVALELLEKARSGTKAEGFAREDEALAELVTGDQFAASMYAFDLVQKRAKRPVGAPDKALAKKVTKIGIIGAGLMASQFALLFVRKLQVPVLITDLDQARVDKGVAYIHDEIGKLEAKGRLDADTANKLRSLVTGTTDKAQYADCDFVIEAVFEEVGVKQQVFGEIEKIIADDAILATNTSSLSVEEIGSKLAHPERLVGFHFFNPVAVMPLIEIVRTPHTAEAALSTAFVVAKGLGKNAVLTADAPGFVVNRLLAKVMGEAARAVYEGTPVADVEKAFGPLGLPMGPFQLIDLVGWKVAAHVQDTMVRHFPERFYANENFHALAELDAVVEKDKGGRVTGWTKSAEKVLKGHVGSAPASAETILQRVQDGLAQEIRLMLDEGVVPEVEDIDLCLILGAGWPFIDGGASPYLDREGASERAFGGTFHNPPIRGVAHS; this is translated from the coding sequence ATGGCTGACACGATCCACGAGCAGTACGCCGGCGTCGACTTCACGCCGCTCTCCGCCCTCGCCGACGGCGAGGTGATCACCCACTCCCCCGTCCGCGACATCCGCCTGGCCTCCGGCAAGGTGCTCGCCCTCATCACCCTCGACAACGGCCGGGACCACACGCGGCCGAACACGCTGGGCCCCGCGACCCTCACCGAGCTCGGCGAGACGCTCGACTCGCTCAGGGCCCGCGCCGCCGCGGGTGAGATCCAGGCCGTCGGCATCACCGGCAAGCAGTACATCCTCGCCGCCGGCGCCGACCTCTCCGACATCAGCCGGCTCGGGTCGAAGGACAATGCCCGGCTGATCGCGCAGCTCGGCCACAAGGTGCTCGGCTCGCTGTCTGAGCTCGGGGTTCCGACCTTCGCCTTCGTCAACGGTCTCGCGCTCGGCGGAGGCATGGAGATCGCGCTGAACTCCACCTACCGCACCGTCGACGCGTCGGCGGCGGCGCTGGCCCTGCCCGAGGTCTTCCTCGGCATCATCCCCGGCTGGGGTGGCGCCTACCTGGTGCCGAACCTGATCGGCATCGAGAAGGCCCTCGAGGTCGTCATCTCGAACCCGCTCAAGCAGAACCGCATGCTCAAGCCGCAGCAGGCCTTCGAACTCGGACTGATGGACGCCATCTTCCCGGCGGCCAACTTCCTCGAGAACTCGCTCGCCTGGGCGGACTCGGTGCTCGCAGGCAGGAAGGTCGAGCGCCGCAACGAGCCGGGCAAGATCGAGCGCACGGTCAAGTGGCCGATCGCGATCAAAATGGCCAGGGGCATGCTCGAGTCCAAGATCGGCACGATGCCCCGCTCGCCCTACGTCGCACTCGAGCTGCTCGAGAAGGCCAGGAGCGGCACGAAGGCCGAGGGCTTCGCTCGCGAGGACGAGGCTCTCGCCGAACTCGTCACCGGCGACCAGTTCGCGGCATCGATGTATGCGTTCGACCTGGTCCAGAAGCGTGCCAAGCGCCCCGTCGGAGCCCCCGACAAGGCTCTCGCGAAGAAGGTCACCAAGATCGGCATCATCGGCGCAGGCCTCATGGCCAGCCAGTTCGCGCTGCTGTTCGTGCGCAAGCTGCAGGTCCCGGTGCTCATCACCGACCTCGACCAGGCGCGCGTCGACAAGGGCGTGGCCTACATCCACGACGAGATCGGCAAGCTGGAGGCGAAGGGCCGTCTCGACGCCGACACCGCCAACAAGCTGCGCTCGCTCGTCACCGGAACCACCGACAAGGCGCAGTATGCCGACTGCGACTTCGTCATCGAGGCCGTGTTCGAAGAGGTCGGCGTCAAGCAGCAGGTGTTCGGAGAGATCGAGAAGATCATCGCCGACGACGCGATCCTCGCGACGAACACGTCGTCACTGTCGGTCGAGGAGATCGGCTCGAAGCTCGCTCATCCCGAACGTCTGGTCGGCTTCCACTTCTTCAACCCCGTCGCGGTCATGCCGTTGATCGAGATCGTGAGGACTCCGCACACGGCCGAGGCGGCTCTGTCGACGGCGTTCGTCGTCGCGAAGGGACTGGGCAAGAACGCCGTGCTGACGGCCGACGCACCGGGCTTCGTCGTGAACCGACTGCTCGCCAAGGTCATGGGAGAGGCGGCGCGCGCCGTCTACGAGGGGACCCCCGTCGCGGATGTCGAGAAGGCCTTCGGCCCTCTCGGGCTGCCGATGGGCCCCTTCCAGCTCATCGATCTCGTGGGCTGGAAGGTCGCCGCACATGTGCAGGACACGATGGTGCGTCACTTCCCCGAGCGCTTCTACGCCAACGAGAACTTCCACGCTCTCGCCGAGCTGGACGCGGTTGTCGAGAAGGACAAGGGCGGTCGCGTCACCGGCTGGACCAAGAGCGCCGAGAAGGTTCTCAAGGGACACGTGGGCAGCGCTCCGGCATCCGCCGAGACCATCCTGCAGCGTGTGCAGGATGGTCTCGCCCAGGAGATCCGCCTCATGCTGGACGAGGGCGTCGTGCCGGAGGTCGAGGACATCGACCTGTGCCTGATCCTCGGCGCCGGCTGGCCCTTCATCGACGGTGGCGCGTCGCCGTACCTCGACCGCGAAGGCGCGTCTGAGCGGGCTTTCGGCGGCACCTTCCACAACCCGCCGATCCGCGGCGTCGCGCACAGCTGA
- a CDS encoding SPFH domain-containing protein encodes MDMILTMMGGKGMSGLLKTGTALLTVLLVVPALLRLFVVTVDEGWAAIRTRNGKPIIRNRPQRRPSRGGGAVGEVVVLHPGTHGAFPLFYWYKLVDVRCRATDLPVREMTGANGRQHRVHASFEWRPIPSGRDLRVFELDVVNVKERASNMVGAALRDIVRGIDAVELPHNDELSTRVLSACSADVRDACGVEIVRVMITGDALTDGYLLAGALRDGDRASSGVAALHALN; translated from the coding sequence ATGGACATGATTCTCACGATGATGGGTGGGAAGGGCATGTCGGGCCTGCTGAAGACGGGCACCGCGCTCCTCACCGTCCTGCTGGTGGTGCCTGCCCTGCTGCGGCTGTTCGTCGTGACGGTGGACGAGGGCTGGGCAGCGATCCGCACCCGGAACGGCAAGCCGATCATCCGCAATCGCCCGCAGCGGCGACCCTCACGAGGCGGCGGTGCCGTCGGAGAGGTGGTCGTGCTGCATCCTGGTACCCACGGCGCGTTCCCTCTGTTCTACTGGTACAAGCTCGTCGACGTGCGCTGCAGGGCTACGGATCTTCCCGTTCGCGAGATGACAGGCGCGAACGGCCGCCAGCACCGCGTGCACGCGTCGTTCGAATGGCGCCCGATACCCAGCGGCCGCGATCTGCGGGTCTTCGAGCTCGACGTGGTCAACGTGAAAGAACGCGCGTCGAACATGGTGGGCGCGGCGCTTCGGGACATCGTCCGCGGGATCGACGCGGTCGAGCTGCCGCACAACGACGAGCTGAGCACTCGCGTGCTGTCAGCGTGCTCCGCAGACGTACGCGATGCCTGCGGTGTCGAGATCGTCCGAGTGATGATCACCGGCGATGCACTGACCGACGGCTATCTGCTCGCGGGCGCACTGCGAGACGGCGACCGCGCATCGTCCGGCGTCGCCGCCCTGCATGCGCTCAACTGA